The genomic region GATTTTTACAACATagtaatacattttttgtcAAGTTtctaatatttatatattgcaataaataaaaaattaattaaatattttaatgtataaaatgttatacTGAAAGATTAatctgaaaaaaataaaaataattaaaaaaggtaAAAAGTATTACAAtactataaatatacaaataaacagtaacaaataaaataaaataaaataaaagtaaagatgaattatcaaaatttgAAATGTTCAGAATTAAAGGATTTGTTAGCTAAAAAAGGGCTACCGTCTCATGGAAAAAAGGTATGTAATTGCTCATACATATTTATCtatacattttaaaataagaaaaatgcGTCTATTCAATAAACTtcatacatacatatatagcTTTTGCacatatacaaatatagaTTTATGTTCCTTCCTATATccatattttcataatactatatccacatatatatataatttggCTAACTAATCATATAGCATTGTGTGgatttgaaatattttttttatcaatcttctcattttttttttttcactatttttatattatacttAGAATGAATTGTTAGAAAGACTATTAAAACATGAAAAAGAGGGAGGGAATGGTTCTAATTCGAACGTGATAGATGATAATGTCGATTCTAAGGACagtaatacatatattaaattaaatgaaaaaaaaaactaatattataaaacataCATAGATTATATCGAATACGTTTCTCATAAATAGATaacataattttgaaattataatttttttaggtggaaaaaataaaaaaagtatttcAGTAAACACAAAAGATGAGTATAACAAGGGTggattaaataaaatgacaaattattttaaaaatatattaggTTCTAATAATACATCTAATGATGGctcaaaatattatgaaaataacaattcaaaaaataatatgaatggaaatgaaaataaaagtaataCTGATGAAGAGAAAAAAGTAATACCCCAAATAACTTTTTCAGAATCAAAATTATCAACTCAAAATacattacaaaaaaatataatttctcGAACAGGTAtatctaaaaataatatatatgcatttgaatatatataatatatttgtttatcttttttattcaaagattattt from Plasmodium berghei ANKA genome assembly, chromosome: 8 harbors:
- a CDS encoding SAP domain-containing protein, putative, giving the protein MNYQNLKCSELKDLLAKKGLPSHGKKNELLERLLKHEKEGGNGSNSNVIDDNVDSKDSGKNKKSISVNTKDEYNKGGLNKMTNYFKNILGSNNTSNDGSKYYENNNSKNNMNGNENKSNTDEEKKVIPQITFSESKLSTQNTLQKNIISRTEDNLHLTEEKKREIRRKRFGTDSVSTPAALESRAKRFCIVTKQMEEENKKKRAERFGLNVANLNDIEMKKKRAERFGVINDHEKLKARALRFGITQ